The Vibrio cyclitrophicus sequence CAGAATTGACTATAAAAGCATCTGTCGGCTCAATCAATGGAATTCATTGATTATTATGGATTTAAATCGATCTCGTGAGATCTATGGCCAAAAATGTCTTGGTTGTATGGAAGGACAATCAAAGGTAATGCCGTTGGACTTGCGAAGTGGAGATTATAAACAAAAAAGCTCAGCGGCAATGCTGAGCTTTTGGTATCGATGCAATCTAGTATTTGAAGCGGCTCTCTATTTAAAAGCTAAAGCCACGAAAACTACTTAGTAATAAAGATTTGTTCTGTCTCTAGCGAAGTCATGTCGCGAACTTGACGCCAGATGTAGTAGAAGATACCCAGCATCATTAGAAGGCTTGGGATGGCGATAGCAGGGTAACTGTATAGTGTCAGCTTACCTAATTCTTCATTGAAGGCTACCGTGCCCGCTGGGCTAGTCACAATCCAAGTCGCAAGGAAGTAGTTCATCGCAGAAGAGAAAGCGAAGGTACTGGCGAATAGGTAGTTCGATGTCATTAGGCAACGATCAAACTTTGCTTGGTTACCGAACTGCTTTAGGCGCTCTTCAATAAGAGAGATGTTTAACAGAGCCGGTGTGAAGATAACTTTTTGGATAAACGGGTAGCGGGTGAAGGTTGAGCCAAGAACCGCCAAACCAATTAGGCCAGGGATTAATGCTTCTTTTAGTGCTAACCAACGAGTGTCTAGTTCGAAGAAACCAATACCGCCCGTTAATAGCACGCTGACAAAGCCAAGCGCCGCGATGAAGTTGAACTTCTTATTGCGGATTAACTCCATACCACCGTAAGCGATAGGGAAGGCAAGGGCGACAAGTAGTGCTAAGCCTGTTCCAAGGTGCTCCTCTCCACTGAACTTCATTAAGATGAATGAAGGAAGAAAGACGTTAAACACGACTTCGAAAAGAGGATTCGATTTTTTGTTTTCTGTGCTACTCATAATTTCTAAATACATTATGTTATGGATTTATTCTCTGGGATTGTTGTTTACCTCGCCCAAGATGTAAAGCCTTAAGGCGTCATGCTGTGTAACGACATGTGACATCAACGACATCTCTGAGCCTATCTCACGCTCAATTCAATACTTTGTGAGGGATGTTTATCCGATCGGCTTGGGGGAAATTGAGTGGAAGTTTTGGTCGAGTTTATTCAAACCTAAGTCCGAAGCGACGAGGTTATTGTAATGTTGGGTACTCTCACTCACATTCACCGCTCTAAACGATTGATGAATGTGAAATGAGGTGGGTTTAAAGAAGAGTTATAAATCCTTTACTGGTCGAAAAGTAGGTTAAAGCTTAAAGGGATCTTGTCGGAAATCGCTAATCCCCCCACGGTTGCCGAAAGTTTGTTTAGATTCTCTGTCGATATCCCAAAATCGGCACCGTTGACGATAATTGTCGAGGCTGAGCTAACCATGACAAATTCTGAGGATGGAACCACCACAACAGGAAAATCGATCGTTTTGGTTACGCCGTGTAAAGTAACTTCCGCCGCGATGGTTGTTCTCTTCGGGTCTCCGGATAGCATTGACGGTTCAACCTTCCCAGATATCTTCACTTCAGGAAAAGTCATTGATTCAAAGTAAAGCTCATTGAGCCTCTGGTCGCGGATAGCGACACCGGTGCTGACGCTTTTCAAGTCCAATACTATTGAAAACTGCCCCTCTTCGGTAAGCCCTCCAGACATGGGTTTGATGGATGCAGGCTCAACAACAAACTGCTTTTTAATGGTCGCGAATGTAATGTTCGATAGCTCGGGATCTAATGTGTAGCCCGATTCTGCAAAAGATTGAGCGGAGATAACGGTACATAAGAGGCCGAATGTAGAAATTAGTTTTTTCATAAGTTGTCACCGGATTGATGAATTCACAAGTTTAAGTTCTGAGTCGTGCGTCTTTAAAATGGCTTTTGGGAAAGAGTGATTGATAGAAGCTTAGTTCAGCATTCGAAAAATTACCGCAGGCAAAGAAGGGCGTCGCTGTATTACTGGAATCATGAGCGGGTATGTGACTTGCTTATTTTTAGTTATGTTATAACATAACTAAAAATCGCTCTTACTTAGAATCGTTATTGTGTTGGTAGGAGGGAAGCGATAAGCATGTATCAAGGAGACGACGTAATGAATGCGGTGTTAACCAAGCCTTTGGCAAGTAATAATAACCAGACACTCAACATTAGTTCAGTTGTGAATATCAAGGATCAGGCGAATCACAAGTCAGGTTTTAGCGTTTCTGATCAGCCGACGGTATTAACGGATATCTACCAAAGCGATATTAATATGGCGGTATGGCAGCGACAGTTTGATGAAGGTATAACGGCGGCAATCATTGAATTTATCGCCTTGAATCCAAACTTTAGTAAGTCTGTTAACGTGTCACCTGAAAATGCTTTCGATAAATTGGAATTTGCCACTGATGGCACCGCTTCTAAAGCGCTATTAGAAAACATGGCGGAGCTGGTGGATATGTTCTGTTGTTTGTTCGAGCTCGAAGACGTCGGATTGCGTTTAGCCGTTCTGAATAAAGCGATGTGCCCACGTTTCCATTTTGATCAAGTGCCTTGCCGCTTGGTGACCACTTATCATGGTGTTGCCACTCAATGGTTGCCAAACGACTTAGTCGACCGTTCTAAGCTAGGGCGAGGATCAAACGGACAGGCAGATTCAGCATCAGGCTTATACAATCATGAGTCAGATATCCAAAAGCTCTTGAGTGGTGATGTAGCATTACTAAAAGGGGAGCGCTGGAGTGGCAACGAAAATGCAGGTCTTGTGCATCGTTCACCAGTCACTTCATCTGACGAGACACGATTGCTGTTAACGTTGGACTTTGGCTGATCAACTTTTGACTATTTAGTTTGCTATCTGTTTCTTTTCAGGTGTTCAACACATTAAAATACCTATCTAAATGAGCTAACGGCATAGCGCGATCTGTGCCGTTATTATTCCCAAATAAAGACACCCATCAGCCGACCTTAATTAGCGTGTTAATTCAAGATTTAGAGTTTACCATTCTTTAAATCAATGGGTTACGATGAGTGCACTTGCTCACATATATCAATAATTCAGTCCCTCATCGGTTTATTAATTTATTTTAAAGCGTAAAATATATCCCGCTTGCAAACCGATTTGGCAACCAATTTGTTCGCCACGGTCTTTTTACTTCCAAATTATAGGTTTCCTATGTTCAAGAAACTCTCGCTTAAAAATAAACTGGCGATTTCAGCCAGTATGGCCATTATCCTGGGGGGGATTTTGGTCGAGGCATTGTCTTTTCGTGCTTCACTGCAACGGTTGGATACTGAAGTTGAACAGCGCTTAGAGGGCGCATCGGCTTCGTACAATCAATATGTATCGGATTGGATCTTATCCAAAGAGCGTGCGCTTACTTCTCTTTCGAAAGAATCCAAACAAGAAAGCTTGGAGACTCACCTAAAACAGGTTCGTGATTCTGCGTCTTTTGATAATGTCTTCTTGGCGTTTCCTGACGGTTCGCAAAAGAACGCGAACGGAGTCGTACTTCCGCCGGGCAATGATGATCCTCGTTTGTGGGGCTGGTACACCAATGCGGTTGCGAACCCAAGTAAGGTGTTCATGGATAATCCAACGGTTGCAGCTGCAACTGGGGCGAATGTTGTGTCGCTAGGTACTGCCATGCAATTACATGGTCAGCAGGTTGTGTTAGGTGCGGATGTTGAAATTACCGACATTCTTAATAGCCTAGAGCAAGTGATTCTTCCGGGTGAAGGTTACATGTTCATCGCGACCAATAAAGGCACGGTTTATACGCACCCTGACACCAAGTTACTGAACAAAAACATCAGCTCTCTTGGGTTAGATTTTGCGGATGTACAAAAGGCATTAGCGAGTGGTAAAGATACGGCTATTGACCTGAATGGTAGCGACTATGTTCTGTACGCACGTGCGATTGATGGAACGAGCCTGATTACTGTGAGCGTGGTTAACCATGACTCATTGGTTGCGCCACTATTTGATGCAGTGATTGGTCAAGTGTTGGTGACGCTACTTGTGGTGATCGTATGTACCATATTGTTTAACTTGCTGTGTACGATTCTATTCCGCCCGTTGAACCACGTTTCTCAAGCACTGGCGCAAATCGCGAATGGTAGCGGTGATTTAACTCAACGCATTCATATTGAAAACCAAGATGAAGTGGGTGAACTGGCTCATAACTTCAATACCTTTGTTGGGAGTTTACAGCAGTTGATTGGCCATATCCGTGGGCAGTCAGAACAGCTAAACAGTCAGTCAGAGCAAAGTGCTCAGCGTGCGAACCGTTCGGTGGATGAACTTAATCATCAACAGCAAGAAATCACCATGGTCGCGACGGCTGTAACGGAAATGGCGAGCGCAACGCAAGAGATTGCATCGCATGCCGAGCAAACAGCAAAAGCGGCGCAAGATTCAGCGACAAGCACTAACAGCGGTCACGCTCTGGTTTTGGATACCAAAGGTTCAATCAATAACCTAGCCAATGAAGTGAACGAAGCGGGTAGTGTGATTAGCGAACTTAACAAGCATGCTCAAGAGATCTCGACCGTACTCGCAACGATTCAAGGTATCGCAGAGCAAACCAACTTGCTTGCTTTAAATGCTGCGATTGAAGCGGCTCGTGCTGGTGAACAAGGTCGTGGTTTTGCTGTGGTTGCTGATGAAGTACGTGTGCTTTCGCAGCGTACTCACTCTTCAACGGAAGAGATCAAATCAACGATTGATATCCTACAGCGCACGACAGCTCAAGCGGTTGATTTGATGCAGAGCAGTTCTAAACTGGCGGTACATTCAGTAGAAGATGCCGACAGAGCTTCGCATGCGCTTGAAGAGATCAACTCGGCGGTGGCTTTGATTAGTGATATGGCGACTCAAATTGCGACGGCTGCTGAAGAGCAAACACACGTGACGGGTGAAATTACCCAAAATATTACGACCATTAAAGATGTTACTGACCACTTAGTTGTGGGCGCACAGGACAGCTTAACTGAGTCGAACGAA is a genomic window containing:
- a CDS encoding MFS transporter produces the protein MSSTENKKSNPLFEVVFNVFLPSFILMKFSGEEHLGTGLALLVALAFPIAYGGMELIRNKKFNFIAALGFVSVLLTGGIGFFELDTRWLALKEALIPGLIGLAVLGSTFTRYPFIQKVIFTPALLNISLIEERLKQFGNQAKFDRCLMTSNYLFASTFAFSSAMNYFLATWIVTSPAGTVAFNEELGKLTLYSYPAIAIPSLLMMLGIFYYIWRQVRDMTSLETEQIFITK
- a CDS encoding YceI family protein, which produces MKKLISTFGLLCTVISAQSFAESGYTLDPELSNITFATIKKQFVVEPASIKPMSGGLTEEGQFSIVLDLKSVSTGVAIRDQRLNELYFESMTFPEVKISGKVEPSMLSGDPKRTTIAAEVTLHGVTKTIDFPVVVVPSSEFVMVSSASTIIVNGADFGISTENLNKLSATVGGLAISDKIPLSFNLLFDQ
- a CDS encoding DUF1826 domain-containing protein; translated protein: MNAVLTKPLASNNNQTLNISSVVNIKDQANHKSGFSVSDQPTVLTDIYQSDINMAVWQRQFDEGITAAIIEFIALNPNFSKSVNVSPENAFDKLEFATDGTASKALLENMAELVDMFCCLFELEDVGLRLAVLNKAMCPRFHFDQVPCRLVTTYHGVATQWLPNDLVDRSKLGRGSNGQADSASGLYNHESDIQKLLSGDVALLKGERWSGNENAGLVHRSPVTSSDETRLLLTLDFG
- a CDS encoding methyl-accepting chemotaxis protein, whose product is MFKKLSLKNKLAISASMAIILGGILVEALSFRASLQRLDTEVEQRLEGASASYNQYVSDWILSKERALTSLSKESKQESLETHLKQVRDSASFDNVFLAFPDGSQKNANGVVLPPGNDDPRLWGWYTNAVANPSKVFMDNPTVAAATGANVVSLGTAMQLHGQQVVLGADVEITDILNSLEQVILPGEGYMFIATNKGTVYTHPDTKLLNKNISSLGLDFADVQKALASGKDTAIDLNGSDYVLYARAIDGTSLITVSVVNHDSLVAPLFDAVIGQVLVTLLVVIVCTILFNLLCTILFRPLNHVSQALAQIANGSGDLTQRIHIENQDEVGELAHNFNTFVGSLQQLIGHIRGQSEQLNSQSEQSAQRANRSVDELNHQQQEITMVATAVTEMASATQEIASHAEQTAKAAQDSATSTNSGHALVLDTKGSINNLANEVNEAGSVISELNKHAQEISTVLATIQGIAEQTNLLALNAAIEAARAGEQGRGFAVVADEVRVLSQRTHSSTEEIKSTIDILQRTTAQAVDLMQSSSKLAVHSVEDADRASHALEEINSAVALISDMATQIATAAEEQTHVTGEITQNITTIKDVTDHLVVGAQDSLTESNELKSQAAGLSDKVATFKLA